In Phaeobacter piscinae, one genomic interval encodes:
- a CDS encoding 2-dehydro-3-deoxygalactonokinase, with the protein MTAPPDLSPDRTSDTSAPAWIAADWGTSQLRLWVMDARNQVIARLTSDRGMSRLCPQDYEPTLLDLLGDHLPTGEDSPLPVICCGMAGSRQGWAEAPYASAPCPPPGIAEATQPAITDPRLAVYLLPGIKTTDPADVMRGEETQIAGFLSQGSNQQETQVICLPGTHSKWVRLDQGQVTSFSTFMTGEMFALLRGQSVLRHCVSEEGWDDAAFTQAISESLAAPASISAQLFRLRADALLTGQPPETGRARLSGLLIGAELAATQNDWSHQPITILGTDMLARCYETALCALGCVPQRVDGETLTLAGLSAAYDQLQKSQTP; encoded by the coding sequence ATGACAGCTCCGCCCGACCTCTCCCCAGATAGAACGTCAGACACATCTGCACCTGCATGGATCGCGGCAGACTGGGGGACAAGCCAGTTGCGGCTTTGGGTGATGGATGCCCGAAATCAAGTGATCGCCCGCCTCACCTCTGACCGTGGCATGTCACGGCTGTGCCCACAGGACTATGAACCAACACTTCTGGACCTCTTGGGCGATCATCTCCCAACGGGCGAAGACAGCCCGCTCCCCGTTATCTGCTGCGGAATGGCAGGCTCACGTCAGGGCTGGGCCGAGGCCCCCTATGCCAGCGCACCCTGCCCGCCGCCAGGCATTGCCGAGGCCACCCAGCCGGCCATCACGGATCCACGCCTCGCGGTCTATTTGCTGCCTGGCATCAAAACCACGGATCCGGCTGATGTCATGCGCGGAGAGGAGACCCAAATCGCAGGGTTTCTTTCCCAAGGCAGCAACCAACAGGAAACCCAGGTCATCTGCCTGCCCGGCACCCACAGCAAATGGGTCAGGCTTGATCAGGGGCAGGTCACCAGTTTCTCCACCTTCATGACCGGTGAGATGTTTGCCCTGCTCCGGGGACAGTCCGTGCTGCGACACTGCGTATCTGAGGAGGGTTGGGATGACGCCGCTTTTACCCAAGCCATCAGTGAGAGCCTCGCAGCTCCGGCCTCGATCTCGGCGCAGCTGTTTCGCCTGCGCGCAGATGCGTTGCTGACCGGCCAGCCACCAGAAACCGGTAGAGCCCGCCTGTCGGGCCTGTTGATCGGGGCCGAGCTTGCAGCGACCCAAAACGACTGGTCACACCAACCTATCACCATACTGGGCACCGATATGCTGGCTCGCTGCTATGAGACAGCCCTGTGCGCGCTGGGGTGCGTCCCCCAGCGCGTTGACGGCGAAACCCTGACCCTTGCCGGCCTCTCAGCCGCCTATGACCAATTGCAAAAGAGCCAAACTCCATGA
- a CDS encoding SMP-30/gluconolactonase/LRE family protein, with translation MANDPKIHAAAAQVLSETRCTLGEGPLWHPTRKQLFWFDILEKRLFSVVGEKEIHWQFDDCVSAAGWVDETTLIMASTSALWRFDIESGARIHLVDLEADQPLTRSNDGRADPWGGFWIGTMGYKAEFGLGAIYRYYRGELRQLITNQTITNAICFAPDKSCAYFTDTKTGKIMRQPLAAEDGWPIGEPSVFIDLSDEDFGPDGAIVDTEGRFWNAQWGAGRVAVYTPTGELTAIYPVPTAQASCPALGGEDLSDLFITTAADGLNDPAAGKTYRIHTTAKGQREHRVIL, from the coding sequence ATGGCAAATGACCCAAAAATCCATGCAGCGGCGGCTCAGGTCCTCAGCGAAACCCGCTGCACCCTTGGCGAAGGGCCGTTGTGGCACCCGACCCGCAAGCAACTGTTCTGGTTCGATATCCTCGAAAAGCGGCTGTTCAGCGTTGTTGGGGAAAAGGAGATCCACTGGCAGTTCGACGATTGCGTGTCCGCCGCTGGCTGGGTCGATGAAACGACACTGATCATGGCCAGCACCAGCGCGCTCTGGCGGTTTGATATCGAAAGTGGCGCGCGGATCCATCTGGTAGATCTGGAGGCAGATCAGCCGCTGACCCGCTCGAACGATGGTCGGGCAGACCCCTGGGGCGGGTTCTGGATCGGGACTATGGGCTATAAGGCTGAGTTCGGTCTGGGCGCGATCTATCGCTACTACCGGGGCGAGCTGCGCCAACTGATAACAAACCAGACCATCACCAATGCGATCTGTTTTGCCCCAGACAAATCCTGCGCCTATTTCACCGACACCAAGACGGGCAAGATCATGCGGCAGCCATTGGCAGCAGAGGACGGATGGCCGATTGGCGAACCATCAGTGTTTATCGATCTTAGCGACGAAGATTTCGGCCCCGATGGCGCCATTGTTGACACGGAAGGCCGGTTCTGGAACGCGCAATGGGGGGCAGGCCGTGTCGCGGTCTACACCCCAACGGGAGAGCTGACAGCAATCTATCCGGTCCCGACCGCGCAGGCCTCCTGCCCAGCCCTGGGCGGGGAAGACCTGTCAGACTTGTTCATCACCACCGCCGCAGATGGGCTGAATGATCCGGCAGCGGGCAAGACCTACCGCATTCACACGACGGCCAAGGGCCAGCGCGAACACCGCGTCATTCTTTGA
- a CDS encoding 2-dehydro-3-deoxy-6-phosphogalactonate aldolase, with amino-acid sequence MSRNIIAILRGLRPDEARPMTDALIAAGITKIEVPLNSPQPYDSIAAMLDQAKGRATVGAGTVLDTGAVAQLSAMGAQMVVSPDCNPDVIRATKAAGLLSYPGVFTASECFSALRAGADGLKFFPAFKLGLDGFSALKAVLPMDAETYAVGGVGPDDFSAWQRAGITGFGMGSSLYKPGRSVEDVARLAAETVAAYDETFDGK; translated from the coding sequence ATGAGCCGAAATATTATCGCCATCCTGCGCGGCCTGCGTCCCGACGAGGCACGCCCGATGACCGATGCCCTGATTGCCGCAGGTATCACCAAGATCGAAGTCCCGCTGAATTCTCCTCAACCCTACGACAGCATCGCCGCCATGCTGGATCAGGCGAAGGGGCGCGCCACAGTCGGTGCAGGTACTGTGCTCGATACCGGTGCGGTTGCTCAGCTCTCAGCCATGGGGGCGCAGATGGTGGTGTCGCCCGACTGCAACCCGGATGTGATCCGCGCGACGAAAGCGGCAGGTCTGTTGTCCTATCCAGGGGTTTTTACCGCGTCAGAGTGTTTCTCTGCTCTCCGTGCCGGAGCGGATGGACTGAAATTCTTCCCCGCCTTCAAACTGGGATTGGACGGGTTTTCGGCGTTGAAGGCGGTATTGCCAATGGATGCTGAAACCTATGCTGTGGGCGGTGTCGGTCCTGACGACTTCTCAGCGTGGCAGAGGGCTGGCATAACCGGTTTCGGCATGGGGTCCTCTCTCTATAAACCCGGCCGCTCAGTCGAAGACGTCGCCCGTCTTGCGGCAGAAACCGTTGCGGCCTACGACGAGACCTTTGATGGCAAATGA
- a CDS encoding beta-galactosidase, whose amino-acid sequence MQRTLGTCYYPEHWPEYIWQGDAARMVAAGLTWVRIGEFSWSRIEPTRGDLQWDWLDRAIDTLVAAGLKVVLGTPTATPPRWMVDRHPDMFALDADGKSRGFGSRRHYCFSHQGYRAEARRIVTLMAERYGPGERIAAWQTDNEYGCHETTISYSDAARVAFVRWLEERYDGDICALNSAWGNVFWSMEYDRFNQIGLPNLTVTEPNPAHMQAFRRFSSDQVVSFNRDQVEILRAHSDAPIAHNYMGRVTDFDHYKVGEDLEIASWDSYPLGFLEDRVGASAADQRRYARQGDPDFQAFHHDLYRAVGRGRWWVMEQQPGPVNWAPYNPAPLPGMVRFWTWEAFAHGAEAVCYFRWRQAPFAQEQLHAGLLRPDSAETPAISEARQVAEELANAGEVAPSQAPVALIFDYDAEWAWQVQPHGQGLSYFDLVLDHYRALRRAGLSVDIIPPTRSDFTGYELILAPGLMHLPDDLRKALAEAAGLRLYGPRTAARDEDFKIPTAPLPPALQGLDVVIAAVESLRPDMPLPLANGDGAVVGYLETLEGEADVLIETSTGHAVAVAAGNQVYCAGWLDPAGLDRLVTTLCARAGVTIRKMPEGVRMRQTATEEFWFNHLAEPVETEVGTLPPAGVLRRARQEV is encoded by the coding sequence ATGCAGCGCACGCTTGGAACCTGCTATTATCCCGAACACTGGCCTGAATACATCTGGCAGGGGGACGCCGCACGCATGGTCGCGGCGGGGCTCACCTGGGTCCGCATTGGCGAATTTTCCTGGTCTCGGATCGAGCCTACCCGCGGTGATCTGCAATGGGACTGGCTGGACCGGGCCATCGACACTTTGGTCGCGGCCGGATTGAAGGTGGTACTGGGCACCCCGACCGCAACGCCGCCGCGCTGGATGGTGGACCGCCACCCTGACATGTTTGCGCTGGATGCTGATGGCAAATCGCGCGGCTTCGGTTCGCGTCGCCACTATTGCTTCAGCCACCAGGGATACCGCGCAGAGGCCCGGCGGATCGTCACACTGATGGCGGAGCGCTATGGACCCGGCGAGCGCATCGCCGCCTGGCAGACGGACAATGAATACGGCTGCCACGAGACCACGATCAGCTACTCTGACGCAGCCCGTGTGGCATTCGTGCGGTGGCTGGAAGAGCGGTACGACGGTGACATTTGCGCGCTGAACAGCGCTTGGGGAAATGTGTTCTGGTCGATGGAGTATGATCGCTTTAACCAGATCGGGCTGCCGAACCTCACCGTGACCGAACCGAACCCGGCCCATATGCAGGCGTTCCGACGGTTTTCATCAGACCAGGTTGTCAGCTTCAACCGCGATCAGGTGGAGATCCTGCGCGCCCATTCCGACGCGCCGATTGCGCATAATTACATGGGACGGGTGACCGACTTTGACCATTACAAGGTCGGAGAGGATCTGGAGATCGCCAGTTGGGACAGCTACCCTTTGGGCTTTCTTGAGGACCGGGTCGGTGCCAGCGCAGCAGATCAGCGCCGATATGCGCGACAGGGTGACCCGGATTTTCAGGCCTTTCACCATGACCTCTACCGTGCTGTGGGGCGTGGGCGCTGGTGGGTGATGGAACAGCAACCCGGCCCGGTGAACTGGGCGCCCTACAATCCTGCGCCCCTGCCCGGCATGGTGCGATTCTGGACCTGGGAGGCCTTTGCCCATGGCGCGGAGGCAGTTTGCTATTTCCGCTGGCGGCAGGCGCCTTTTGCGCAGGAGCAACTCCATGCTGGGTTGCTGCGTCCCGATAGTGCAGAGACCCCCGCCATCTCCGAGGCACGTCAGGTGGCTGAGGAATTAGCAAACGCGGGTGAGGTTGCACCATCGCAGGCTCCTGTCGCGCTGATCTTCGATTATGACGCAGAATGGGCCTGGCAGGTGCAGCCGCATGGTCAAGGTCTGAGCTACTTCGACCTTGTGCTGGATCACTACCGTGCCCTGCGTCGCGCGGGTCTGTCTGTTGACATCATCCCGCCGACCCGAAGTGATTTCACCGGATATGAGCTGATCCTTGCCCCCGGCCTGATGCACCTCCCGGATGACCTGCGAAAGGCACTGGCCGAGGCGGCAGGTCTGCGTCTTTATGGTCCGCGTACAGCGGCGCGGGATGAGGATTTCAAGATCCCAACCGCCCCGTTGCCGCCCGCTCTTCAGGGGCTGGATGTGGTCATCGCAGCGGTCGAAAGCCTCCGACCGGATATGCCGCTGCCACTCGCAAACGGCGATGGCGCGGTTGTCGGCTATCTGGAAACGCTGGAGGGTGAGGCGGATGTTCTGATCGAAACCTCAACCGGTCATGCGGTCGCTGTCGCTGCGGGCAATCAGGTGTATTGTGCCGGCTGGCTGGATCCGGCGGGCCTGGACCGCTTGGTCACAACGCTCTGCGCCCGCGCGGGCGTGACCATCCGCAAAATGCCCGAGGGTGTCCGTATGCGACAGACCGCGACGGAGGAATTCTGGTTCAACCATCTCGCCGAGCCGGTAGAGACCGAGGTCGGCACGCTCCCGCCCGCAGGTGTTCTGCGCAGGGCACGCCAAGAGGTCTAA
- a CDS encoding SDR family NAD(P)-dependent oxidoreductase: MSDTAIFPDLKGASVFITGGGSGIGAALSEGFLRQGAKVAFVGRSDASAFVARMEAETGNRPLFIQCDITDIPALKSAIEQAAEAHGPITTLVNNAANDQRHATSDVDEEFWDWAQAINLKAYFFACQAVLPGMQAAGSGSIVNFTSISYMMGNSGYPAYTTANAGINGMTRSLAREFGPDRVRINALAPGWVLTDKQLDQWATPEALAAHLERQCLKDHLAPQDIVGSTLFLASATSRMITGQTLVVDGGVVVTG; this comes from the coding sequence ATGAGCGACACTGCAATCTTTCCGGACCTGAAGGGGGCTTCGGTTTTCATCACTGGCGGCGGTTCCGGCATTGGTGCCGCGCTGAGCGAGGGGTTCCTGCGTCAGGGCGCCAAGGTCGCCTTTGTCGGACGGTCTGATGCCTCTGCTTTTGTTGCGCGCATGGAGGCTGAGACAGGCAACCGTCCCTTGTTCATCCAATGCGACATCACCGATATCCCTGCCCTGAAGTCCGCGATTGAGCAGGCGGCAGAGGCGCATGGCCCAATCACCACGCTGGTGAACAACGCCGCCAATGATCAGCGCCACGCCACATCGGATGTTGACGAAGAGTTTTGGGACTGGGCGCAGGCGATCAATCTCAAGGCCTATTTCTTTGCCTGTCAGGCGGTATTGCCGGGGATGCAGGCCGCAGGTAGTGGCTCCATCGTCAACTTCACCTCCATCAGCTACATGATGGGAAACAGCGGCTACCCTGCCTACACAACTGCAAATGCAGGCATAAATGGGATGACCCGGAGCCTCGCCCGCGAGTTCGGGCCTGACCGTGTACGGATCAATGCCTTGGCGCCGGGATGGGTGCTCACGGATAAGCAGCTGGATCAATGGGCAACGCCAGAGGCACTTGCGGCCCATCTGGAACGCCAGTGCCTGAAGGACCATCTGGCCCCTCAGGACATTGTCGGCTCCACCTTGTTCTTGGCCTCTGCAACAAGCCGCATGATCACCGGCCAGACTCTGGTGGTGGACGGCGGGGTTGTGGTGACGGGATGA